The DNA region CGGATTTACTACGTAATTTTCCGTTGGGATTTTTATCGCCAGCAGCCAGAGGAAATTATTGCCATCTGGCATGGTGGATTGGCTATCCATGGGGCGCTCATTGCGGGAACAATAGCTGCCTATTTGTATATACGCAAGAACAGGCTTAATTTTTGGCAGATGGCGGATATAGTTGCTCCCAGCATTGTTTTGGGGCAGGCTATCGGCCGGTGGGGGAATTTTTTTAACCAGGAGGCGTACGGCTATCCGACTAACCTGCCCTGGGCGATGTATATAGCAGGGGAGTACCGTCACCCGACCTTTTTATATGAATCTTTGTGGGATTTGGCTGTGTTTGTCTTTCTGCTCTGGCTGAGGAAAAGGCAGGGTGTTTATAAAGGCGATATTTTCCTCAGTTATTTAGGCTTGTATTCATTAGGCAGGTTTATTATTGAAGGTTTTCGTACGGACAGTTTGATGTTAGGCCCATTGCGGATGGCCCAGGTTATAAGTGTGGTTTTCATATTTGTTTCTGCCGTAATTTTATATCGCCGTCACCTGTTGCCGTCGGACAAACGGAATAAGTGAGAATAAATTTTCGACGCCCCTCGCCATAGTTTTTCGGCAATAACCTTTAACCTTTAATTTGTCCGCTGAGGTGTATTAAATACAACCAAAAAAAAGAAAGGATAGACCTTCTTCGCGAAAGTCTATCCTTTTATTCTTTCCACTATATCAGCGAAAAATTATTTTCCTAGCCCAGAATCTCCTCAACTTCTTCTTTATCTACGTCCATAATGTAGCGGATACCGCTTATTTCGGCGGCTTCCCGGGTAAGGGCCGCTATGTCGTCGCGAGTAATGCTGGCCAGATTGAACTTTCTGGCACCGCACATAAACTGGCGCAGTCCTTGCTTGAGACGCTCAAAGTAGGTGTAAACGCCGATGGCCCCGGTGGGCAGACGGTCAAAATCTTTACCGAAGCGCTGCCGCAGCTCACTGGCAGTAATGAATATTTGGTCGATGGTTTCGCCATAGCGTTTGTACAGGTTGGGGATCTTACCTTCTTTTACCGCATTTCCTATCGTTTTTCCTACGTGGGCAGCCGTTACCGGAGCCCTAGCCATACCAATAATTTTAACGTAAGGAGCTCCTAAAGCGAAAGCCTTGAACATTTGATCTTCCAGGGTAATTCCTCCAGCTATGGCAATGTCCGGGATATAGGCTCCTTTAGCTTTCAGTCTTTCGCAGTACTGCCACAGCAGCGATTCAATCTCAACCGTGGGAATACCCCACTCGTTCATCATCCGCCACGGGCTCATTCCGGTACCACCGCCGGCTCCATCAACGGTAAGCAAGTCGATCCTGGCATCAGAAGCAAACTTTAAGGCGCGCGCCAGGTCGGCGGGACGGTAAGCACCTGTTTTTAAGAAAATATACTTGGCTCCGGCTTTCCGCAGTTCTTCTACGCGGGCATGGAAGCTTTCTTCAGTAACCATGCCGATACGGGAATGTCTTTCAAATTCTTTAAAAGCACCGGCTTTGAAAGCTTCCTGCACCACAGGGTCTTCCGGATCGGGCAATACGATGTAACCGCGGCTTTTCAGTTGCAGAGCTCTTTCCAGGGTATTTAGCTTAACTTCTCCGCCTATATTTTTGGCACCCTGACCCCATTTGAGCTCAACTGCTTCTACACCCAGTTTTTCAATAGCATATTCCTGCACGCCCAAACGCGTATCTTCTACGTTTGCTTGTACCGCAATAATTCCGTAACCATCATACCAGTCCTGGAAAGCCTTAACTCTGGCCTCCAGATTAGGTGAATGGACTACCCGACCGTTTTTAATCTCTACATTGGGGTCCATGCCGCAGACGTTTTCTCCCACTACGATCATGGCTCCGGAAATGGCGGCTCCTGTAGCCAGTCCGTCCCAGTTGTTGGCCGCTACATTAGTGGATCCCATAGCAGCAATAACAATTGGCGTCTTTAATTTAATTTTATTCTCGGCGCCAATCTCCTGATCCAAATTAACCGCCGGGAATATAGCTTTGTCGCTGTCGGCTTCAATTCCAACAGCTCCTACGGCCGTACCCATAATGTTAAAATGAGAAAAATCAATGGGATAATCTTTCTCCGAGGCCGAAGTAGTGGTGCCGAAAGGCTGAGGATAAAGCATTTCTTTGCCGCGGAAAGCAGACTTTCCTACTTCGCAGGTCCCGGTGCAGCCATCCAAGCAGGTAGCGCAAAGACCGCTGAAAGGTGAAACCGAATTGGGAGTCCTGCTCTTGCTCAATGTAGCATCCGTCCGATTTAATTTACTAAAAGTCATTTTCTACCATCCTCCTACATTCTTTTCTCTTGCATTACTCATATAATTCCTCTGGTTTTAGTTTAACCCGCCGAACCGACCAACAATTACCGCTTCTAGTTTATCATGCCCCCTTTCCCAAAAAGAAAAAGACGCACTCAATCCCCTAAGGTGAAGATTGAGGGCGTCGTTGCCCAATAATCACAATTATTATTATAAAAAAATTTAGAACTAGTTCAATAATTATGTTAAAAGAATATTGTATACTTATTCAGCTGGTTTCTACTCTTTGGATCTAACAACCCTACCTTTTTCATAAGCTACAATTATGGATTGAGCAATCTGCCGCATGGAAGTGCGTTTGTTCATACTTTCTTTTTGGATTTTCTTAAAGGCTTCCGCTTCAGACAAATCTAAAACCTCCATCAGGATGCCCTTAGCCCGTTCTACAAGCTTTCTGGTTTCCAGAGTTTCTTTCAACCGGTGGATTTCTCTTTCTAAAGACAACATTCTTCTATAATTGGCAATAGCGATTTCAATGGCAGGAAACAGATTGGCTTCGTTAACCGGCTTTACCAGATAGGCAAAAACCCAAGAGTCTTTAGCCTGTTGTACAATATCCTTATGATTATATGCTGTTAAGAGGAGGACCGGTGCTACCCGGTCCTCCTCAATAATTTTAGCTACTTCAAGCCCGTCTTTAACTGGAAGGCGCGCATCCAGTATAGCCAGGTCGGGATGCATGCTTTTGATGGCTTTCAGGGCACTAAGACCGTCTCCTGCTTCAGCTACAATTATATAGCCGGCTTTAGTAAGCATCTCTTTTAAATTCTTGCGAAAGGCGGGATCGGCGTCGGCCAAAACGATACGGGACCCGAACATGGTTGCCCCCCTGATGGTGGAAAAATAGACAGTAACAGTAACTCTTTATAATTGTACTGCTTGTACTACAATTGTGCAACATGTCTACTCTTGTCAGTTCGTGGTATGCGTAAAATTTGTCCCGGGTAGATTAAATCATGGGTTAAAGAATTGGCAGCGCGAAGTTCTTCTACACGGAGATTGAATTTGCGTGCTATTTTCCACAAGGAATCTCCCGGGCGTACGGTATAGTTGAAATAAGCAGAGGAAGTAGAGTCGACAGGTCTTTCCTTGCCGGTGATAATTGTTACCGGCGTACCTATTTTGACCAGGGGAAACAATTCTTCAATATCTTTGTTATACATGCGAATGCAGCCATTGGAAGCTGCAGTCCCTATAGTCCAGGGATGAGGGGTGCCATGGATCCCGTAGGGGCCGTTCGGGATGCTGAGCTCTAACCATCGGGTGCCTAAAATTCCACCGGGGTTGATTATTTTTCTGGTTATGGTGTACTTTCCCGTTGGGGTGGGAGTTTGCGGCTTACCTATCGCTACCGGATAACTTTTTACTAACTGTCCGTGGCGGCAAAAATAGAGCCTTCTCTGGGCCAGGTTAACCAGAAGGTCCTCCATTTTTACTCCCTCCTGTTGGCCAGTCGAGGTTGAATTCTGGCCGGGTGAACAAAAAGGATTTTTTGCTGCTTTATGTAATATATCTATATTATATTAATATGTTCTGAGTACCTGTTGCTTGGAAGGAGAGCATATTTCTTGACTGGTTTAACTGTTCCTGCCTATGCTAAAATTAACTTAACGCTAGACGTTTTGGGCAAAAGAGAAGACAATTACCATGAAGTATCGATGATACTCCAAAGCATCAACCTGCGGGATTTAGTAACGGTCTCCCGTTCCGGAAAGGGTATTACCATTGATAGCAACACCGCTGCCATTCCCGCGGATTATGATAATCTGGCCTATAGAGCAGCCCTTTTGCTGAAGGAACGCACGGGGTTTACGGAAGGAATTCATATCTACATTGAAAAAAATATTCCCGTGGCTGCCGGCCTGGGCGGTGGCAGTGCCGACGCGGCGGCCACCTTGATAGGTATTAATTATCTACTTGGACTAGGGCTAACGCCGGGAGAATTGATCTGTCTGGGAAAACAGTTGGGGGCCGATGTACCTTTTTGTATACTAGGGGGAACGGCCCTTGTGGAAGGCATTGGAGAAAAGCTAACTATTCTTCCCAAGGCGCCGACCCTTTGGCTGGTGCTGGCCAAGCCGGAATTTGGGGTTTCTACAGCTGAAGTCTATCGCCGGTTTGATAAAAATAAGGTAACTGAACGGCCGGATAACGCTGCGGCTGTGGAAGCGCTTGCCCGAGAAGATATGGAACTGCTGGTGGCCAACATGGTTAATGTATTGGAAACTGTAACCCTGGAGCATTATCCCGAGGTTGCCCGGATCAAAGACAGAATGCTTTCGCTGGGAGCCATGCGGGCGGTTATGTGTGGCAGCGGACCTACAGTTATGGGGGTTTTTGGCGGGCAAAAGGAAGCAGAGCAGGCATATGTTTTGCTAAAGGAAGAATACCCGGAAGTGTTTTTGACTCGAACCCGCTGAGGGAGAAGGAATTATACTGGTAGAGGGGGAAAAAGAGTGACTAAAAGGTTGTCACCCATCAAGTTGGAAAACTACAAACCACTGAGGGAAATTGTATTCGAAACCTTAAGAGAAGCCATTATTAACGGCACCTTAAAACCGGGAGAAAGGCTAATGGAAGTCCAGTTGGCGGAAGAAATGGGTGTCAGCCGGACTCCGGTGCGGGAGGCTATTCGCAAACTGGAACTGGAAGGCTTTGTGGTGATGGTACCGCGGAAGGGTGCCTATGTGGCCGGGATTTCTATCAAAGATATAGCCGATGTCTTTGAGATCAGAGCGGCTTTAGAATCTCTAGCCGCCGGTCTCGCGGCCGAAAGGATTACGGAGGAAGAACTGGAGGAACTGGAACGCCTTTTGGTGCAGGTTGCTGAATGTACAGAAAGTAATGACTTGGAAAAATTGATAGAAATAGATACCCGGTTTCATGATATCCTTTATAAAGCCAGTCGCAATGAGCGCCTGGTACAGATAATAAGCAATTTGCGAGAACAAATACAGAGATTTCGCTCCACTTCGTTAGCCTTTCCCGGACGTATGAAAGAGACTTTGGAGGAGCATAAAAAGATAGTAGAGGCCCTATCGGAAAGAAATGTCGCCTTAGCTCAGGCCCTTGCCGCAGAGCATATTGAAAACGCGGAAAACAGCATGTTGGAGGCCCTCCGGGAAGGAAATATTTCCCGAGAAAGAAATTCTATAACTGAATAATTTTAGTTAAAGCGAGGCATGGGAGTATGAAGATAGATGCCGTTGTTCTGGCCGGAAATATTGGAGGTAGTAAACTGGCCGAGTGCAGCGAAACGGAAAGTGAAGCGTTAATAGAAATTGGTAATCGCTTCATGGTTGATTACGTGGTGGCTGCGCTTAAAAAATCTTCTAAAATAGGAAGGATTATAGTAGTAGGACCGGTGGTCGAGCTGACTGAGCTTTATAAAGAGGAGCCGGATATCACCGTAGTTTCTCCCGGTAAAACAGCTGTCGAAACTTTAAAGAAGGGCGTAAGAGCTTTGAATGCCGAGGGGATGGTACTGGTAGCCACCTGTGACATTCCCCTGATAACGGCGGAAGCTATAGATGACTTCCTGTCCCTTTGTGAAAAGAGACCGGGAGCCGACCTTTATTACCCGATTGTGGCCAAGGAAAGTAACGAAAAACAGTTTCCTGGCGTTAAGCGAACTTATGTGAAATTGAAAGAAGGAACATTCACGGGAGGCAACCTCTTCCTCGTTAACTCCCGGATCATAGAGCCTTGCTCCGCGAAGGCGGAGGAGATAGTTAGTTTACGAAAAAAACCACTCGCCTTATGCCGGTTAATAGGTCCCGGATTTGTATTGAAGTTTTTGCTCAAGCGCTTGTCAATCAAAGATGCCGAAGAACATTTTTCTAAATTATTGGGTATAAAAGGCGTCGGCGTTATCTCTTCTTATCCCGAAGTAGGCATCGACGTAGACAAGCCCAGCGACCTGGAGCTGGTGAGAAAAGTTTTGATTTCTTGAAAACAAACACAATAATACTAATTAAATTGTAAATCAATGTGATGACCGAAATCGTCTCAGCCCCAGAGGCAGGGGACGATTTTTTTAGGAAATGGGGAAATCCTGTTCTATCGACTACATCTGCTGGTGAGAAATCTTTTCCGTCAGTCATCCCTCTATTGGTTCCTCCGTGATATTAAGGTGGTAGCGGGAAGGGTATGCGGCATGTTTCGAATTAGGGTTATAGTTCTTTTGTTTTTAACTTTCAGTTTTCTATTTGGCCGTTTGATGACTGTTTATGCAAGCGATGTTAAACTACTGATACAAAAAGATGATTATCGGTTGGCGAAATACGAGCCGGTTGAAGGAATATATCTGGGAGCCTACGTTTTTCAAGATGCAGTTATTAATGGTGATATGGCCAAATTTAATTAATGAATTGACCGGCAAGAAGCATGCTTCATTTTTTTATTATGTAGGGTATGGGCAGCCGTTTCCTGAGAAGTGGATTGAAGAAGTGAAGTCTGTTGGGGCCATACCTCATATAGCATGGGAGCCCAATGATGGCTTGGATGTTGTTAAAGACGACGAGTATTTGAGAACTTTCGCCAGGAGGTTACGTGAAACTGAAGTACCTGTTTTTCTGAGATTTGCATCTGAAATGAATGGGGCATGGACGGCCTATACGGGTGATCCTGAAAAGTATGTTGAAAAATGGAGATTAGTTCATGATGTGATGGAAGAAGAAGCGCCTAATGTAATTATGGTATGGACGGTGTTTACGTTTCCGCAGTCTAATATACTGGATTACTATCCTGGCGATGATTATGTGGATTGGGTAGGAGTTAATATTTACAATGTGGTGTACCACAACAATGATACCAGGCAAAAAGCCGCTCACGAGGATCCACTGGAATTGCTTGATTTTGTTTACAATAATTTTAGGAACGTTGTTTGGGGTGGAAATTGATGGGTGAGCTGGAAATAGTAAGTTTGCACCATATTCACAAAGCTTTAGAGGAATTAAAGCCGGTTATACACCGTACTCCGCTGGATTTTTCGGCTACGTTCAGCAAGTTGACCGGATACAATGTATTTTTGAAAGCGGAAAATTTGCAGAAAACTGGCTCTTTTAAAATTCGGGGGGCTTACAATAAGATTCAAATGTTATCTCCGGAGGAGAAAAAGAAGGGCGTGGTAGCGGCTTCGGCGGGAAACCATGCGCAAGGCGTGGCCTTTGCCGCCTCCAGGGCCGGCATTCCCTCAACCGTAGTTATGCCCCAGTGGGCTCCTTTGTCCAAAATAATGGCGACCAGGGACTACGGGGCTAGAGTTGTATTGGCGGGAGAGAATTACGATGAAGCTTATCTGGAGGCCAGAAGCATTCAAGATAAAACAGGAGCAGTATTTATTCATGCTTTTGATGACCCGGCGGTCATAGCCGGCCAGGGTACGGTGGGGTTGGAAATTGTGGAGCAGTTACCTGATCTGGATGCGTTAGTAGTTCCAGTAGGAGGGGGAGGACTTATTGCGGGAATTGCAACGGCAGTTAAGAGTCTCCGGCCCGAAGTTGAAGTTTTTGGAGTGCAGGCTGCAAGGGTTGCTCCCGTTTTTGCCCGGTGGAAAGAAGGGAAGTTTTCAACAGAGGATACGGTAGGAACTATTGCGGATGGTATAGCGGTTAAGAGGCCGGGAGAAATAACGCTACCGCTAATTGAGCGGCTGGTTGATGATATAGTAGCGGTGGAGGACGAGATGATAGCCCAGACCATCCTCATGCTGATGGAGCGGTCGAAGTTAATTGTGGAAGGGGCGGGCGCAGCGGCTTTAGCGGCTATGTTGGCCGGAAAGGTAAGACCGAAAAGGAAAAATGTGGTGGTAATAATCAGTGGCGGGAATATTGACGTAAATATGGTTTCTAAAATTATTGAACGGGGCTTGGTTAAAACGGGGCGATTGGCTCAACTGCGTACCTGGTTGGAAGACCGCCCGGGCGCACTGCAAAAACTGCTATCGGTGGTTGCTTCTACCAGGGCGAATGTTATTTCAGTCACTCACGACCGGATCAAACCGGCTGTTCCCCTCACCCGGGCAGAGGTGACGCTGCGTTTGGAAACTAAGGATACGGAGCACATTGCCCAGATAATTAAAGCTCTTCAGGAGAAAGGATATAAGGTTAAAGAGTTACCTTAAAATTTTCAACAAATGAATAATTTGGCAAAATATGTGTTAAAATTTAAGAAAACTGGCAGGATTTTATATAAGAAGAGCGAATAGGGCATTTGTCAGCCGTTGGCTAGCCTGGAAGAAGGGTGGTGAGGAAAAGTTGCAAATCACCGATGTTCGTATCCGGAAGATAAACCCTGAAGGAAAAATGAGGGCAATTGTATCGGTAACTTTTGACAACGAGTTTGTGGTCCATGACGTTAAAGTAGTTGAGGGTCCGAAGGGGTTATTTGTGGCTATGCCCAGCCGGAGAACTCCTGCCGGTGAATTCCGGGACATAGCGCATCCGATCAATTCTAGTACCCGGGAACTTATTCAAGAGGCGGTCCTTAAGGCTTATAAAGAAGCTATTTAAGGAACCATTAATTTCTGAAGTGTCTCAGCCTCATATTTGTGAAGAGGAGCTCCGGCTCCTTTGCTTTTTGCTTAAATAAAAACTCTGAAAAGGGATTATATACGGTGAAGGAGAAAATATAATATTTTGTACAGAAAACTGTTCCTGAGGGGGCCTTGGGAGAATATGGTTTCAGCAGTGGTTTTGGCGGCAGGTAAGGGAAAGCGGATGCGTTCCCGGTTACCTAAGGTGCTCCACAAGGTGGCTGGAAAGTACATGGTAGAGCATGTGCTTGAGGCCCTCCGGGGTGCCGGAGTGAAAAACATTATCCTGGTTTTGGGGCATGAGGCTGAATTGGTGAAAGAAAAAGTTGCTCGGGATGTGGAAGTTGCTTACCAGCGGGAGCAGTTGGGGACGGGGCATGCAGTAATGCAGGCCAAGGCTTTACTTCCCGGTGACGGAGAGGACGTCCTGGTGGTATGCGGGGATACTCCTCTCCTCACTGCCCAGACTCTCAAGGAGCTTATCGAGAGGCATCAGGAAAACCGGGCCGCGGTTACAATTTTGACTTCGATCTTGCCTGATCCTACCGGATACGGGCGAATTGTTCGCGGGCCGGATGGGAAAGTGATTAGGATAGTTGAGGAAAAGGATGCTACCCCAGAAGAAAGGGAAATCAGGGAGATCAATACAGGCACTTACTGTTTCCGCCAGGAAGAACTTTTATCAGCGTTGGAAGAGATTCGTCCGGATAACGCGCAGGGTGAGTATTATCTGACCGATACCATAGACATTTTAATCCGGCGAGGGTTGACGGTAGAGGCCGTTCAGGGATCGGCGGAAGAAACCTTAGGCATAAACAACCGCGTTCAACTGGCTGAAGCGGAAAAGATTCTCCGCAAAAGGATTAACTGCGCCTTGATGGAAGCAGGTGTAACCATATTGGACCCCGACAGCACTTTTATTGACGCCGGGGTGGAGATAGGCCAGGATACGGTTATTCTACCCTTTACCTTTATTCAGGGGAATACTTATATCGGGAGTGGTTGTACGATTGGACCGGGGGTTACGGTCAGAGACAGCCGGGTAGGCGACAATGTTTCTCTTCAGTATTCAGTGGTTACGGAAAGTGAAATTGGAGACGGTTGCTCCGTTGGCCCCTATGCTTATTTGCGGCCGGGCACCGTGTTGGCGCCTAACGTTAAGATAGGCGATTTTGTGGAGGTTAAGAATTCGCGCATTGGAGCGGGCAGCAAAGTACCACACCTGTCTTACATCGGGGACGCAACTATTGGAACAGGAGTGAACATAGGTGCCGGAACAATTACCTGTAACTATGATGGAGAGAAAAAATGGCCTACTAAGATCGGTGATGGAGCATTTATCGGCAGCAATACCAATCTGGTAGCGCCGGTCGAGGTTGGGGAGGATGCCATGGTTGGAGCAGGGTCAACTATAACTAGAGACGTGCCCGCTGGTGATCTGGCTATATGTCGGGGCAAGCAGATCAATTTGAAGGGGTATGCCAGGAAAAAAAGGGGAAAAAGCAAGAACAATGACAGAAAATAATGGTTTTTTCCTGGCCAGGAAGGAAAATGGGTCAATAGCTCGAAATCATAAAGGGATTTTTTATACAGGAGGTACATCCTTGAGATGGGTTTGTTTAGCGGCAAATTGAAAATTTTTACGGCAAATGCTAATCCCGGCCTGGCCCAGGAAATAGCCGAATATTTAGGATTGAATCTAGGAGCGGCCAAGGTAACCCGTTTCAGCGATGGAGAGATCAGTATTGCCATCGATGAGAGTGTCAGGGGCGCAGACGTTTTTGTAATTCAGCCTACCTGCCATCCGGTCAATGAGAATATTATGGAGCTTCTCATTATGATTGATGCATTGCGGCGGGCTTCGGCGCGGCGCATTACGGCTGTTATTCCGTATTACGGTTATGCCCGTCAGGAAAGAAAAACAAGGGCGCGGGATCCGATTTCAGCCAAGCTGGTAGCCAACCTTATCACCGCGGCAGGTGCCCGGAGGATAGTGGCGATGGATCTGCACGCCAGCGCTATTCAGGGTTTCTTTGACATTCCATTCGACCATCTTCCGGGTGTACCTATCTTGGCTGAATACTACGCGAATAAAAAGCTGGATGACGTAGTTGTGGTGTCGCCGGATTTAGGCGGGGTTACTCGTGCCCGGTCTTTGGCGGAACGCCTGGGAGCGGAGATAGCTATTATCGATAAGAGGCGTCCTGCCCCCAATGTGGCGGAAATAATGAATATTATCGGTAACGTTAAAGGGAAAAACGTAATTATGACCGATGATATAATTGATACGGCGGGTACTATCACGCAGGGAGCCGAAGCTCTGAAGGAGCGGGGAGCCAAAGAGATTTTTGCC from Calderihabitans maritimus includes:
- a CDS encoding ANTAR domain-containing response regulator; this encodes MFGSRIVLADADPAFRKNLKEMLTKAGYIIVAEAGDGLSALKAIKSMHPDLAILDARLPVKDGLEVAKIIEEDRVAPVLLLTAYNHKDIVQQAKDSWVFAYLVKPVNEANLFPAIEIAIANYRRMLSLEREIHRLKETLETRKLVERAKGILMEVLDLSEAEAFKKIQKESMNKRTSMRQIAQSIIVAYEKGRVVRSKE
- the ilvA gene encoding threonine ammonia-lyase, which gives rise to MGELEIVSLHHIHKALEELKPVIHRTPLDFSATFSKLTGYNVFLKAENLQKTGSFKIRGAYNKIQMLSPEEKKKGVVAASAGNHAQGVAFAASRAGIPSTVVMPQWAPLSKIMATRDYGARVVLAGENYDEAYLEARSIQDKTGAVFIHAFDDPAVIAGQGTVGLEIVEQLPDLDALVVPVGGGGLIAGIATAVKSLRPEVEVFGVQAARVAPVFARWKEGKFSTEDTVGTIADGIAVKRPGEITLPLIERLVDDIVAVEDEMIAQTILMLMERSKLIVEGAGAAALAAMLAGKVRPKRKNVVVIISGGNIDVNMVSKIIERGLVKTGRLAQLRTWLEDRPGALQKLLSVVASTRANVISVTHDRIKPAVPLTRAEVTLRLETKDTEHIAQIIKALQEKGYKVKELP
- a CDS encoding FMN-binding glutamate synthase family protein codes for the protein MTFSKLNRTDATLSKSRTPNSVSPFSGLCATCLDGCTGTCEVGKSAFRGKEMLYPQPFGTTTSASEKDYPIDFSHFNIMGTAVGAVGIEADSDKAIFPAVNLDQEIGAENKIKLKTPIVIAAMGSTNVAANNWDGLATGAAISGAMIVVGENVCGMDPNVEIKNGRVVHSPNLEARVKAFQDWYDGYGIIAVQANVEDTRLGVQEYAIEKLGVEAVELKWGQGAKNIGGEVKLNTLERALQLKSRGYIVLPDPEDPVVQEAFKAGAFKEFERHSRIGMVTEESFHARVEELRKAGAKYIFLKTGAYRPADLARALKFASDARIDLLTVDGAGGGTGMSPWRMMNEWGIPTVEIESLLWQYCERLKAKGAYIPDIAIAGGITLEDQMFKAFALGAPYVKIIGMARAPVTAAHVGKTIGNAVKEGKIPNLYKRYGETIDQIFITASELRQRFGKDFDRLPTGAIGVYTYFERLKQGLRQFMCGARKFNLASITRDDIAALTREAAEISGIRYIMDVDKEEVEEILG
- the ispE gene encoding 4-(cytidine 5'-diphospho)-2-C-methyl-D-erythritol kinase, with the translated sequence MTGLTVPAYAKINLTLDVLGKREDNYHEVSMILQSINLRDLVTVSRSGKGITIDSNTAAIPADYDNLAYRAALLLKERTGFTEGIHIYIEKNIPVAAGLGGGSADAAATLIGINYLLGLGLTPGELICLGKQLGADVPFCILGGTALVEGIGEKLTILPKAPTLWLVLAKPEFGVSTAEVYRRFDKNKVTERPDNAAAVEALAREDMELLVANMVNVLETVTLEHYPEVARIKDRMLSLGAMRAVMCGSGPTVMGVFGGQKEAEQAYVLLKEEYPEVFLTRTR
- the spoVG gene encoding septation regulator SpoVG; this encodes MQITDVRIRKINPEGKMRAIVSVTFDNEFVVHDVKVVEGPKGLFVAMPSRRTPAGEFRDIAHPINSSTRELIQEAVLKAYKEAI
- the lgt gene encoding prolipoprotein diacylglyceryl transferase yields the protein MDPVAFELGPFTVRWYGLLMSTAIALGTYLAYRQAERDRVNPEHILNLVLVTVPFALIGARIYYVIFRWDFYRQQPEEIIAIWHGGLAIHGALIAGTIAAYLYIRKNRLNFWQMADIVAPSIVLGQAIGRWGNFFNQEAYGYPTNLPWAMYIAGEYRHPTFLYESLWDLAVFVFLLWLRKRQGVYKGDIFLSYLGLYSLGRFIIEGFRTDSLMLGPLRMAQVISVVFIFVSAVILYRRHLLPSDKRNK
- a CDS encoding ribose-phosphate diphosphokinase, whose amino-acid sequence is MGLFSGKLKIFTANANPGLAQEIAEYLGLNLGAAKVTRFSDGEISIAIDESVRGADVFVIQPTCHPVNENIMELLIMIDALRRASARRITAVIPYYGYARQERKTRARDPISAKLVANLITAAGARRIVAMDLHASAIQGFFDIPFDHLPGVPILAEYYANKKLDDVVVVSPDLGGVTRARSLAERLGAEIAIIDKRRPAPNVAEIMNIIGNVKGKNVIMTDDIIDTAGTITQGAEALKERGAKEIFACCTHPVLSGPAIERLEKSVISEVVVTNTIPLPPEKQIPKIKCLSVAPLLGEAIIRIHEDLSVSKLFD
- a CDS encoding GntR family transcriptional regulator, coding for MTKRLSPIKLENYKPLREIVFETLREAIINGTLKPGERLMEVQLAEEMGVSRTPVREAIRKLELEGFVVMVPRKGAYVAGISIKDIADVFEIRAALESLAAGLAAERITEEELEELERLLVQVAECTESNDLEKLIEIDTRFHDILYKASRNERLVQIISNLREQIQRFRSTSLAFPGRMKETLEEHKKIVEALSERNVALAQALAAEHIENAENSMLEALREGNISRERNSITE
- a CDS encoding nucleotidyltransferase family protein; the encoded protein is MKIDAVVLAGNIGGSKLAECSETESEALIEIGNRFMVDYVVAALKKSSKIGRIIVVGPVVELTELYKEEPDITVVSPGKTAVETLKKGVRALNAEGMVLVATCDIPLITAEAIDDFLSLCEKRPGADLYYPIVAKESNEKQFPGVKRTYVKLKEGTFTGGNLFLVNSRIIEPCSAKAEEIVSLRKKPLALCRLIGPGFVLKFLLKRLSIKDAEEHFSKLLGIKGVGVISSYPEVGIDVDKPSDLELVRKVLIS
- the glmU gene encoding bifunctional UDP-N-acetylglucosamine diphosphorylase/glucosamine-1-phosphate N-acetyltransferase GlmU, whose amino-acid sequence is MVSAVVLAAGKGKRMRSRLPKVLHKVAGKYMVEHVLEALRGAGVKNIILVLGHEAELVKEKVARDVEVAYQREQLGTGHAVMQAKALLPGDGEDVLVVCGDTPLLTAQTLKELIERHQENRAAVTILTSILPDPTGYGRIVRGPDGKVIRIVEEKDATPEEREIREINTGTYCFRQEELLSALEEIRPDNAQGEYYLTDTIDILIRRGLTVEAVQGSAEETLGINNRVQLAEAEKILRKRINCALMEAGVTILDPDSTFIDAGVEIGQDTVILPFTFIQGNTYIGSGCTIGPGVTVRDSRVGDNVSLQYSVVTESEIGDGCSVGPYAYLRPGTVLAPNVKIGDFVEVKNSRIGAGSKVPHLSYIGDATIGTGVNIGAGTITCNYDGEKKWPTKIGDGAFIGSNTNLVAPVEVGEDAMVGAGSTITRDVPAGDLAICRGKQINLKGYARKKRGKSKNNDRK
- a CDS encoding glycosyl hydrolase codes for the protein MQLLMVIWPNLINELTGKKHASFFYYVGYGQPFPEKWIEEVKSVGAIPHIAWEPNDGLDVVKDDEYLRTFARRLRETEVPVFLRFASEMNGAWTAYTGDPEKYVEKWRLVHDVMEEEAPNVIMVWTVFTFPQSNILDYYPGDDYVDWVGVNIYNVVYHNNDTRQKAAHEDPLELLDFVYNNFRNVVWGGN
- a CDS encoding L,D-transpeptidase family protein: MEDLLVNLAQRRLYFCRHGQLVKSYPVAIGKPQTPTPTGKYTITRKIINPGGILGTRWLELSIPNGPYGIHGTPHPWTIGTAASNGCIRMYNKDIEELFPLVKIGTPVTIITGKERPVDSTSSAYFNYTVRPGDSLWKIARKFNLRVEELRAANSLTHDLIYPGQILRIPRTDKSRHVAQL